A stretch of Allostreptomyces psammosilenae DNA encodes these proteins:
- a CDS encoding LLM class flavin-dependent oxidoreductase, protein MKFVVFTLISNAPDAVTGQEYSQNQRLLETVEQAVLAEELGYDAFGVGERHGAPFLSSAPPVVLAHIAARTRRVRLLTTVTVLSVLDPVRVAEDYATLDHLSGGRLELVIGKGNDSRHFPLFGLEASHQWEYLAENYALLKLLWEKEDVHWQGNYRAPLRGVTTQPRPLQLPVRVWHGSATSTLSTELAAYHGDPLFSANGFHPLEKYAALVRHYRERWEAHGHDPKDAVVAAGSGGCYVARTSQQAIREYRPYFDAFRATAAAKANASPFHTLEEAVADGSALVGSPEQVIDKVGRWYEAFGHELLGLGVDAFPAKVQREQLETFAAEVAPALRTLAPSRLWEPSGRDLVHAHPAAPSAEGRPAAELDGAPAA, encoded by the coding sequence ATGAAGTTCGTCGTCTTCACGCTGATCAGCAACGCGCCGGACGCGGTGACCGGCCAGGAGTACAGCCAGAACCAGCGGCTGCTGGAGACGGTCGAGCAGGCCGTCCTGGCGGAGGAACTCGGCTACGACGCCTTCGGCGTGGGCGAGCGGCACGGAGCGCCGTTCCTGTCCTCCGCCCCGCCGGTCGTGCTCGCCCACATCGCCGCCCGCACCCGGCGGGTGCGGCTGCTCACCACGGTCACCGTGCTCAGCGTGCTCGACCCGGTGCGCGTCGCCGAGGACTACGCCACCCTGGACCACCTCTCCGGCGGCCGGCTGGAGCTGGTCATAGGGAAGGGCAACGACTCCCGGCACTTCCCGCTCTTCGGGCTGGAGGCCAGCCACCAGTGGGAGTACCTCGCGGAGAACTACGCCCTGCTGAAGCTGCTGTGGGAGAAGGAGGACGTCCACTGGCAGGGCAACTACCGGGCCCCGCTGCGCGGTGTCACCACCCAGCCGCGCCCCCTGCAACTGCCCGTCCGGGTCTGGCACGGCAGCGCGACCAGCACCCTGTCCACCGAGCTGGCCGCCTACCACGGCGACCCGCTGTTCTCCGCCAACGGCTTCCACCCGCTGGAGAAGTACGCGGCGCTGGTGCGCCACTACCGGGAGCGCTGGGAGGCGCACGGCCACGATCCGAAGGACGCGGTCGTGGCCGCCGGCTCCGGAGGCTGTTACGTGGCCCGCACCTCGCAGCAGGCCATCCGGGAGTACCGGCCGTACTTCGACGCCTTCCGCGCCACCGCGGCGGCCAAGGCCAACGCCTCCCCGTTCCACACCCTGGAGGAGGCCGTGGCGGACGGATCGGCGCTGGTCGGCAGCCCGGAGCAGGTCATCGACAAGGTCGGGCGGTGGTACGAGGCGTTCGGCCACGAACTGCTGGGGCTGGGCGTGGACGCCTTCCCGGCGAAGGTGCAGCGCGAGCAGCTGGAGACGTTCGCCGCCGAGGTGGCGCCGGCGCTGCGCACGCTGGCGCCGAGCCGGCTGTGGGAGCCGTCCGGCCGCGACCTGGTGCACGCCCACCCCGCCGCGCCGTCCGCGGAGGGCCGGCCCGCCGCCGAACTCGACGGGGCACCGGCCGCCTAG
- a CDS encoding ABC transporter substrate-binding protein, whose amino-acid sequence MRATVPIRRRPTGRTPRRVGRLSAALLALVALLTACTSSTGGQTPGEAASAGPPVSGGRLRYALSIAPVCPDPQQASMNMAVYIARQVVDSLTDQDPETGEIVPWLAESWEVSADAREFTFHLRDGVTFSDGTPLTAESVKRNFDTIVGELGAAAPLAGNYLAGYQETRVEDELTATVVFDRPNAQFLQASSTFSLGIVADATLRTPAAERCQGEVIGSGPFVFDRYVQDQEVVLARREGYAWGSAAFGHQGEAYLDAIDFRIIPESGVRAGSLASGQIDASSDVLPQDEPQILAAGGSVLTTANPGVVFNLQTNVSRGPLSDARVRQALQVGINRQEVVDTVLGEHFNPATSVLGGKTPGWTDLSHLLSYDPDAAGRLLDEAGWIPGPDGIRVRDGEPLAVDVVFSAVFNGSQAALELVQQQLRAIGVDLRLRLVTPAESAEIDANGDYDTYYYNSTRADPDVLRLQFSSTLTNRNHREPDDRLDPVLEQQLAATDEAERAELVAEAQRLIIENGWSIPLFELSQAIGVAPHVHGLAFEASARLQFYDTWISAD is encoded by the coding sequence TTGAGAGCCACTGTCCCCATCCGACGCCGACCCACCGGCAGGACCCCACGGCGGGTCGGCCGCCTGTCCGCCGCGCTCCTCGCCCTGGTGGCCCTGCTGACCGCCTGCACCTCCAGCACCGGCGGCCAGACGCCGGGTGAGGCGGCGTCGGCCGGCCCGCCGGTGTCCGGAGGACGGCTGCGCTACGCGCTGTCCATCGCGCCGGTCTGCCCGGATCCGCAGCAGGCCAGCATGAACATGGCCGTGTACATCGCCCGCCAGGTCGTCGACTCCCTCACCGACCAGGATCCGGAGACCGGCGAGATCGTCCCCTGGCTGGCGGAGTCCTGGGAGGTCAGTGCGGACGCCCGGGAGTTCACCTTCCACCTCCGGGACGGCGTCACCTTCAGCGACGGCACCCCGCTGACCGCCGAGTCGGTCAAGCGCAACTTCGACACCATCGTCGGGGAGCTCGGCGCCGCCGCCCCGCTGGCCGGCAACTACCTGGCCGGCTACCAGGAGACCCGGGTGGAGGACGAGCTGACCGCCACGGTCGTCTTCGACCGCCCCAACGCACAGTTCCTCCAGGCCAGCTCCACCTTCTCGCTGGGCATCGTCGCCGACGCGACGCTGCGGACCCCGGCCGCCGAGCGCTGCCAGGGCGAGGTCATCGGCTCCGGCCCGTTCGTCTTCGACCGCTACGTGCAGGACCAGGAGGTCGTGCTCGCCCGCCGCGAGGGCTACGCGTGGGGCTCGGCGGCCTTCGGCCACCAGGGCGAGGCCTACCTGGACGCCATCGACTTCCGGATCATCCCGGAGTCCGGGGTCCGCGCCGGCTCGCTGGCCTCCGGGCAGATCGACGCCAGCAGCGACGTGCTGCCGCAGGACGAGCCGCAGATCCTGGCGGCCGGCGGGTCCGTGCTCACCACCGCCAACCCGGGAGTCGTCTTCAACCTGCAGACCAACGTCTCCCGGGGGCCGCTCAGCGACGCCCGGGTGCGCCAGGCCCTCCAGGTCGGCATCAACCGTCAGGAGGTGGTCGACACCGTCCTCGGCGAGCACTTCAACCCCGCCACCAGCGTGCTGGGCGGCAAGACCCCCGGCTGGACCGACCTGTCCCACCTGCTGTCCTACGATCCGGACGCCGCCGGCCGGCTGCTGGACGAGGCCGGCTGGATCCCCGGCCCCGACGGCATCCGGGTCAGGGACGGCGAACCGCTCGCGGTGGACGTCGTCTTCTCGGCCGTCTTCAACGGCAGCCAGGCCGCGCTGGAGCTGGTCCAGCAGCAACTGCGCGCCATCGGCGTGGACCTGCGGCTCCGGCTGGTCACGCCCGCCGAGTCGGCCGAGATCGACGCGAACGGCGACTACGACACCTACTACTACAACAGCACCCGCGCCGATCCCGACGTGCTGCGCCTGCAGTTCTCCAGCACCCTGACCAACCGCAACCACCGGGAGCCCGACGACCGGCTCGACCCCGTGCTGGAGCAGCAGCTCGCCGCCACCGACGAGGCCGAGCGCGCCGAACTGGTCGCCGAGGCGCAGCGACTGATCATCGAGAACGGCTGGTCCATCCCGCTGTTCGAGCTCTCCCAGGCCATCGGGGTCGCCCCCCACGTGCACGGCCTCGCCTTCGAGGCCTCGGCACGGCTGCAGTTCTACGACACCTGGATCTCCGCCGACTAG
- a CDS encoding ABC transporter permease encodes MARYLVARLLQAVLVLWAAFTLAFAILYLLPSDPVAIMLNAGGEGSAVSPEEVARLRAEYGLQESMAGQYLSLLGGLLRGDLGTSITTGAPVADAIGQALPDTLQLVGAALGLAVVAGAGLALLATWTRARALRGLLLALPPLGVSVPTFWVGLLLLQWFSFRLPWFPAVGDGTARALLLPAITLALPTAATVAQILARSLEEVWRQPFVQVTAARGAGRTRIHLRHAVRVAAPPVLTVAGVTVGQLIVNSVVVDTVFSRNGVGRLTQTAVGAQDIPVVLGVVVFAAAVHACVNLAVDLVHPLIDPRVVATPRRAS; translated from the coding sequence ATGGCCCGCTACCTCGTCGCCCGGCTGCTCCAAGCCGTCCTGGTCCTGTGGGCCGCCTTCACCCTCGCCTTCGCCATCCTCTACCTGCTCCCCAGCGACCCCGTCGCCATCATGCTCAACGCCGGCGGCGAGGGCAGCGCCGTTTCCCCCGAGGAGGTCGCCCGACTCCGGGCCGAGTACGGACTCCAGGAGTCCATGGCCGGCCAGTACCTGTCCCTGCTCGGCGGCCTGCTCCGCGGGGACCTCGGCACCTCCATCACCACCGGCGCGCCGGTCGCCGACGCCATCGGGCAGGCCCTGCCCGACACCCTCCAACTGGTCGGCGCGGCCCTCGGCCTCGCCGTCGTCGCCGGCGCCGGCCTCGCCCTTCTCGCCACCTGGACGCGGGCCCGCGCCCTGCGCGGGCTGCTGCTGGCGCTGCCCCCGCTGGGGGTCTCCGTGCCGACCTTCTGGGTCGGCCTGCTGCTGCTCCAGTGGTTCTCCTTCCGGCTGCCCTGGTTCCCGGCGGTGGGCGACGGCACCGCCCGCGCCCTGCTGCTCCCGGCCATCACCCTGGCCCTGCCCACCGCGGCCACCGTCGCCCAGATCCTGGCGCGCAGCCTGGAGGAGGTCTGGCGGCAGCCCTTCGTCCAGGTCACCGCCGCCCGAGGGGCCGGCCGCACCCGCATCCACCTGCGCCACGCCGTCCGGGTCGCGGCCCCGCCGGTGCTCACCGTCGCCGGCGTCACCGTCGGCCAACTGATCGTCAACTCGGTCGTCGTGGACACCGTCTTCTCCCGCAACGGCGTCGGCCGGCTCACCCAGACCGCCGTCGGGGCGCAGGACATCCCGGTCGTGCTCGGCGTGGTGGTCTTCGCCGCCGCCGTCCACGCCTGCGTCAACCTCGCGGTGGACCTCGTCCATCCGCTCATCGACCCGCGCGTCGTGGCCACCCCACGGCGGGCGAGCTGA
- a CDS encoding ABC transporter permease has product MSEATTRPSRAAERTGAAAPPAPPPPGGPRPEPPVKPDGPVTDPGGAEHPEHADHPGHAEPSRRRARAAAGPLAAALSALRRPAGPVAALVLALVLAWAVAPGAFTATDPLVGVPAERLLPPSPDHWFGTDHLGRDIHARVVHGAALSLTATVIAVLVGLVAGSLLGLVSGYLGGPLDDVLMRAVDVLLAIPGLLLSLAVVTALGFGTTNVALAVGVTSVAAFARLMRAEVRAVRASAYVEAAVAAGVRWPAVLRRHVLPNSAGPVLALAALEFGGAFLSVSALSFLGYGAAPPAPEWGSLVSEGRNYLATAWWYTTLPGLVIIAVVLSAHRLGRSLENRRDPR; this is encoded by the coding sequence ATGTCCGAGGCAACCACCCGGCCGTCCCGCGCCGCAGAGCGGACCGGCGCCGCGGCGCCCCCCGCGCCACCGCCACCCGGGGGACCACGGCCCGAACCCCCCGTCAAGCCCGACGGCCCGGTCACCGACCCGGGCGGAGCGGAGCACCCGGAGCACGCCGACCACCCCGGGCACGCCGAGCCGTCCCGCCGCCGGGCCCGGGCGGCGGCCGGACCGCTCGCCGCGGCCCTGTCCGCCCTCCGCCGGCCGGCCGGCCCGGTGGCCGCGCTCGTCCTCGCGCTCGTCCTGGCCTGGGCCGTGGCACCCGGCGCCTTCACCGCCACCGACCCGCTGGTCGGCGTCCCGGCCGAGCGCCTGCTGCCCCCGAGCCCCGACCACTGGTTCGGCACCGACCACCTCGGCCGCGACATCCACGCCCGCGTGGTGCACGGCGCCGCCCTGTCCCTGACCGCCACCGTGATCGCCGTGCTGGTCGGCCTGGTCGCCGGCTCGCTCCTCGGCCTGGTCTCCGGCTACCTCGGCGGCCCGCTGGACGACGTCCTCATGCGGGCCGTCGACGTCCTGCTCGCGATCCCCGGCCTGCTGCTCTCCCTCGCCGTGGTCACCGCCCTCGGCTTCGGGACCACCAACGTCGCCCTCGCCGTCGGCGTGACCTCCGTGGCCGCCTTCGCCCGGCTGATGCGCGCCGAGGTCCGCGCCGTCCGCGCCTCCGCCTACGTGGAGGCCGCGGTCGCCGCCGGCGTCCGGTGGCCGGCCGTGCTGCGGCGGCACGTCCTCCCCAACTCCGCCGGCCCGGTCCTCGCCCTGGCCGCGCTGGAGTTCGGCGGCGCCTTCCTCTCCGTCTCCGCGCTCAGCTTCCTCGGCTACGGCGCCGCCCCACCCGCCCCCGAGTGGGGCTCCCTCGTCTCCGAGGGCCGCAACTACCTCGCCACGGCCTGGTGGTACACCACCCTGCCGGGCCTCGTCATCATCGCCGTCGTGCTGTCCGCGCACCGCCTGGGACGGTCGCTGGAGAACCGGAGGGACCCGCGGTGA
- a CDS encoding dipeptide ABC transporter ATP-binding protein gives MTDPRHDEGPLLSVHGLRVAYRVGTGREVEAVRGVDLRVDPGEVVALVGESGSGKTTVAQSVIGLLPTGGAVRAGRVLFEGEDLVALPERRMTRVRGARIGLVPQDPGVSLDPVRRVGDQVAEALRLHRAVDRRTARATAVDLLREAGLPEPEVAARRHPHELSGGQRQRVLIAAALACRPRLVIADEPTSALDVTVQRVVLDALDTLTGRHGTAVLLITHDLGVAADRAQRVVVMRHGRVVEEGPTAQVLRAPRDPYTRELLAAAPSLASARLITLRDRPPRRAGSDDPLARPASAADAAPPADRPPTPLVEVVDLRKEYRTRLADGRRHTLAAVDGVSFSVPRGRTLALVGESGSGKTTTARMVLGLTGVTAGTVRFDGEDVTGLRGRPWRLLRRRMQPVHQNPYASLDPRFGVADIVEEPLRAFGIGDRDERRRRVAEAVEQVALPSSVANRRPRELSGGQRQRVAIARALVLRPDLLVLDEPVSALDVSVQARILELLVRLQGELGLTYLLISHDLAVVRQVADDVAVMRRGRLVEAGACARVLAAPAHDYTRELLDAVPGRRAVRSA, from the coding sequence GTGACCGATCCACGACACGACGAGGGACCCCTGCTGTCGGTCCACGGCCTGCGCGTCGCCTACCGGGTCGGCACCGGCCGGGAGGTCGAGGCGGTGCGCGGCGTCGACCTGCGCGTCGACCCCGGCGAGGTGGTCGCCCTGGTCGGCGAGTCCGGCTCCGGCAAGACCACCGTCGCGCAGAGCGTGATCGGACTGCTGCCCACCGGCGGCGCGGTGCGCGCCGGCCGCGTGCTCTTCGAGGGAGAGGACCTCGTCGCACTCCCCGAGCGCCGGATGACGCGGGTGCGCGGCGCCCGCATCGGCCTCGTCCCGCAGGACCCGGGGGTCTCCCTGGACCCGGTGCGCCGCGTGGGCGACCAGGTCGCCGAGGCGCTGCGGCTGCACCGGGCCGTCGACCGGCGCACCGCGCGGGCCACCGCGGTGGACCTGCTCCGGGAGGCCGGGCTGCCCGAACCGGAGGTCGCCGCGCGGCGCCACCCGCACGAACTCTCCGGCGGCCAGCGCCAGCGCGTACTGATCGCCGCCGCCCTGGCCTGCCGTCCCCGCCTGGTGATCGCCGACGAACCGACCAGCGCGCTCGACGTCACCGTGCAGCGCGTGGTGCTGGACGCGCTGGACACGCTCACCGGGCGCCACGGCACCGCCGTCCTGCTGATCACCCACGACCTCGGCGTGGCGGCCGACCGCGCCCAGCGCGTCGTGGTCATGCGGCACGGCCGCGTCGTCGAGGAGGGCCCCACCGCGCAGGTGCTGCGCGCGCCGCGCGACCCCTACACCCGCGAACTGCTCGCCGCCGCGCCCTCCCTGGCCTCCGCCCGCCTGATCACCCTCCGGGACCGTCCGCCGCGGCGGGCCGGGAGCGACGACCCGCTCGCGCGGCCCGCCTCCGCCGCCGACGCCGCGCCACCCGCCGACCGGCCGCCCACGCCGCTGGTGGAGGTGGTGGACCTGCGCAAGGAGTACCGGACCCGGCTGGCCGACGGCCGCCGGCACACCCTGGCCGCCGTCGACGGCGTCTCCTTCAGCGTGCCGCGCGGGCGCACCCTCGCCCTGGTCGGCGAGTCCGGCTCGGGAAAGACGACGACCGCCCGCATGGTGCTCGGCCTCACCGGGGTCACCGCCGGAACGGTGCGCTTCGACGGCGAGGACGTCACCGGCCTGCGCGGCCGGCCGTGGCGCCTGCTGCGCCGCCGGATGCAGCCCGTCCACCAGAACCCGTACGCCTCGCTGGATCCCCGGTTCGGCGTCGCGGACATCGTCGAGGAGCCGCTGCGCGCCTTCGGGATCGGCGACCGCGACGAGCGGCGCCGGCGGGTCGCCGAGGCCGTCGAGCAGGTGGCGCTGCCCTCGTCGGTCGCGAACCGGCGCCCGCGCGAGCTCTCCGGCGGCCAGCGGCAGCGCGTCGCGATCGCCCGCGCCCTGGTGCTCCGCCCGGACCTGCTCGTCCTGGACGAACCCGTCTCCGCGCTCGACGTCTCCGTCCAGGCCCGGATCCTCGAACTGCTGGTCCGGCTCCAGGGCGAACTGGGCCTGACCTACCTGCTGATCTCGCACGACCTCGCGGTGGTCCGGCAGGTCGCCGACGACGTCGCCGTGATGCGGCGCGGACGACTGGTCGAGGCCGGCGCCTGCGCGCGGGTGCTCGCCGCGCCCGCCCACGACTACACCCGGGAACTGCTCGACGCCGTCCCCGGCCGCCGTGCCGTCCGATCCGCCTGA
- a CDS encoding LLM class flavin-dependent oxidoreductase — protein sequence MSRPSTPAPSRPFRLAVEIDGAGRHPAAWRLPDAEAEALHTADRHVRLARLADRAGFDLLFWPDSFAAPATRPDEVRGTLDAVAIAARVAPLTTGIGLVPTATTTHTEPFHLSKAIATLDLVSEGRAGWQVDVSTTEAEARHFGRKPAAPAEVLWREADDAVEVVGRLWDSWEDDAVIRDVATGRYVDRDKLHYVDFAGEFFSVRGPSITPRSPQGQPVVVVRATDGPSLAVAAARADVVRVRAAGADEARRTRERVRAAVAAAGRDPEQVTVLLDVEVLVATGRDEARLLLERLDALAGTVHAPRSLLFTGTPARLADLLESLHRDGAADGVTLVPLALPGTLRTLAECAAEELRLRGLLDEPAPGGTLRERLGLPRPASRYALPA from the coding sequence ATGTCCCGCCCCAGCACCCCCGCGCCCTCCCGCCCGTTCCGGCTGGCCGTCGAGATCGACGGCGCCGGCCGCCACCCCGCCGCCTGGCGGCTGCCGGACGCCGAGGCCGAGGCGCTGCACACCGCCGACCGCCACGTCCGGCTGGCCCGGCTCGCCGACCGGGCCGGCTTCGACCTGCTGTTCTGGCCGGACTCCTTCGCCGCCCCGGCCACCCGCCCGGACGAGGTCCGCGGCACCCTGGACGCCGTCGCCATAGCCGCCCGGGTGGCCCCGCTGACCACCGGGATCGGACTCGTCCCCACCGCCACCACCACCCACACCGAGCCCTTCCACCTCTCCAAGGCGATCGCCACCCTCGACCTGGTCAGCGAGGGACGCGCCGGCTGGCAGGTCGACGTCTCCACCACCGAGGCGGAGGCCCGGCACTTCGGCCGCAAACCGGCCGCCCCCGCCGAGGTGCTGTGGCGGGAGGCGGACGACGCGGTCGAGGTGGTCGGCCGGCTGTGGGACAGTTGGGAGGACGACGCGGTGATCCGCGACGTCGCGACCGGCCGCTACGTCGACCGCGACAAGCTCCACTACGTGGACTTCGCCGGGGAGTTCTTCTCGGTGCGCGGCCCCTCCATCACGCCGAGGTCCCCGCAGGGGCAACCCGTGGTCGTGGTGCGGGCCACCGACGGGCCCTCGCTGGCGGTGGCCGCCGCCCGCGCCGACGTGGTGCGGGTGCGCGCCGCCGGCGCCGACGAGGCCCGGCGGACCCGCGAGCGGGTGCGCGCCGCGGTCGCGGCGGCCGGGCGGGACCCCGAGCAGGTCACCGTGCTGCTGGACGTGGAGGTGCTGGTGGCCACCGGGCGCGACGAAGCCCGGCTGCTCCTGGAACGCCTGGACGCCCTCGCCGGCACCGTGCACGCCCCGCGCTCCCTGCTGTTCACCGGCACCCCGGCGCGCCTGGCCGACCTGTTGGAATCCCTCCACCGGGACGGCGCCGCGGACGGCGTGACGCTGGTTCCGCTGGCCCTGCCGGGCACCCTGCGGACCCTGGCCGAGTGCGCCGCGGAGGAGCTGCGGCTGCGTGGACTGCTGGACGAACCGGCTCCGGGCGGCACGCTGCGCGAACGCCTCGGCCTGCCCCGCCCGGCGAGCCGCTACGCGCTGCCCGCCTGA
- a CDS encoding NtaA/DmoA family FMN-dependent monooxygenase (This protein belongs to a clade of FMN-dependent monooxygenases, within a broader family of flavin-dependent oxidoreductases, the luciferase-like monooxygenase (LMM) family, some of whose members use coenzyme F420 rather than FMN.): MTEPRKRIHLAAHFPGVNSTTVWSDPESGSQTAFSSFVHLARTAERGLFDFFFLAEGLRLREHRGRIFDLDVVGRPDTLTVLNALAAVTDHLGLAGTINTTFNEPYELARQFASLDHLSGGRAAWNLVTSSDAFTGENFRRGGFLPHSERYQRAAETVAAARELWDSWDADAIVADAAGGVFARPEAVRPVQHRGPHHSVDGFFTTPRSPQGHPVLIQAGDSPDGRDFGAATADVIFSRHGTLAAGQEFYRDVKGRLAAHGRTPDDLKIMPGVTVVLGDTAAEAEERAAHIRRQQVSPAGAIAFLEQVWGRDLSGYDPDGPLPREDPDPANTSVTRGRVRHDRDVLATARQWRELAERKGLSIRELVIEVAARQSFIGTPRQVAEAMDAHVQQDACDGFILVPHLTPTGLDEFVDRVVPELQERGVFRTAYTSGTLRGHLGLPHPDRRRAPAAVG; encoded by the coding sequence ATGACCGAGCCCCGCAAGCGGATCCACCTCGCCGCGCACTTCCCCGGCGTCAACAGCACCACGGTGTGGAGCGACCCGGAGTCCGGGAGCCAGACCGCCTTCTCCTCCTTCGTCCACCTCGCCCGCACCGCCGAGCGCGGCCTGTTCGACTTCTTCTTCCTCGCCGAGGGGCTGCGGCTGCGCGAGCACCGCGGCCGGATCTTCGACCTCGACGTCGTCGGCCGCCCGGACACCCTCACCGTGCTGAACGCGCTCGCCGCCGTCACCGACCACCTCGGCCTCGCCGGCACCATCAACACCACCTTCAACGAGCCCTACGAGCTGGCCCGGCAGTTCGCCTCCCTGGACCACCTCTCCGGCGGGCGGGCGGCCTGGAACCTGGTCACCTCCTCCGACGCCTTCACCGGGGAGAACTTCCGGCGCGGCGGCTTCCTGCCGCACTCCGAGCGCTACCAGCGGGCCGCCGAGACCGTCGCCGCCGCCCGCGAACTGTGGGACAGCTGGGACGCGGACGCGATCGTCGCCGACGCCGCCGGAGGCGTCTTCGCGCGCCCGGAGGCGGTGCGCCCGGTGCAGCACCGTGGCCCGCACCACAGCGTGGACGGGTTCTTCACCACCCCGCGCAGCCCCCAGGGGCACCCCGTGCTGATCCAGGCGGGAGACTCCCCGGACGGCCGGGACTTCGGCGCGGCCACCGCTGACGTGATCTTCTCCCGGCACGGCACCCTGGCCGCCGGCCAGGAGTTCTACCGCGACGTCAAGGGCCGGCTGGCCGCCCACGGACGGACCCCGGACGACCTGAAGATCATGCCCGGCGTGACCGTCGTGCTCGGCGACACCGCCGCGGAGGCCGAGGAGCGGGCCGCCCACATCCGCCGCCAGCAGGTCAGCCCGGCCGGCGCCATCGCCTTCCTGGAGCAGGTGTGGGGCCGGGACCTGTCCGGCTACGACCCCGACGGGCCGCTGCCCCGGGAGGACCCGGACCCGGCGAACACCTCGGTCACCCGCGGCCGGGTGCGCCACGACCGGGACGTGCTGGCCACCGCTCGGCAGTGGCGGGAGCTCGCCGAGCGGAAGGGCCTGAGCATCCGCGAGCTGGTCATCGAGGTCGCCGCCCGGCAGTCCTTCATCGGCACCCCGCGCCAGGTGGCCGAGGCGATGGACGCGCACGTCCAGCAGGACGCCTGCGACGGCTTCATCCTCGTCCCGCACCTGACGCCGACCGGGCTCGACGAGTTCGTCGACCGGGTGGTCCCCGAACTCCAGGAACGCGGCGTCTTCCGCACCGCCTACACCTCCGGCACCCTCCGCGGCCACCTCGGGCTGCCCCACCCGGACCGGCGGCGCGCGCCCGCGGCGGTCGGCTGA
- a CDS encoding TetR family transcriptional regulator, which yields MTDPVALPNTLAERKRQLVRDELTTAALTLFISQGYEETTVDQIVAAAGVSRRTFFRYFRSKDDVVVEFLGDLGARLREELADRPAHEPPALALRRTLALFAGAYGPAPRQALELGTLVITTPALLARYLERQSQWRADLTVELARRMGAGTDDLRPGLLTAVAFAAFETAVNAWVARRGERTLAELVEEAFDLLDAPPAPARRPDEAA from the coding sequence GTGACCGATCCCGTGGCGCTGCCGAACACACTCGCCGAACGCAAGCGACAGCTCGTCCGCGACGAGCTCACCACCGCCGCGCTCACCCTGTTCATCTCGCAGGGGTACGAGGAGACCACGGTCGACCAGATCGTCGCCGCCGCCGGAGTCTCCCGGCGCACCTTCTTCCGGTACTTCCGCTCCAAGGACGACGTGGTCGTCGAGTTCCTCGGCGATCTGGGCGCCCGGCTGCGCGAGGAGCTGGCCGACCGTCCCGCGCACGAGCCGCCGGCCCTGGCGCTGCGGCGCACGCTCGCCCTGTTCGCCGGGGCCTACGGCCCGGCGCCGCGTCAGGCGCTGGAGCTGGGCACCCTGGTGATCACGACGCCGGCCCTGCTGGCCCGCTACCTGGAGCGCCAGTCGCAGTGGCGGGCCGACCTGACGGTGGAGCTGGCCCGCCGGATGGGCGCAGGCACCGACGACCTGCGCCCCGGCCTGCTCACCGCGGTGGCCTTCGCCGCCTTCGAGACGGCGGTGAACGCGTGGGTGGCCCGCCGGGGGGAGCGGACGCTCGCCGAACTGGTCGAGGAGGCGTTCGACCTGCTCGACGCCCCGCCCGCCCCGGCCCGCCGGCCGGACGAGGCGGCGTGA
- a CDS encoding S66 peptidase family protein, which yields MGDATSIPALLRPPRLRPGDRVAVVAPSGPVPADRLEAGVALLRGWGLDVVVAPHVSDTHPDLRYLAGEDADRAEDLRAAWCDPSVDAVFCARGGYGAQRVVDLIDWEAMRAARPKPFVGFSDITALHEAFATELGLATLYGPGAATPALLRDRTTRECLRRTLFEPESTRVLTSGTAKPLVPGRAHGVTAGGCLTILASGLGTPHTRRRLPGAIWVIEDVGEPLYRLDRALTQLLRSGAVDGVAGVALGSWSGCGPEDGLRELMLDRLGGLGVPVVWELGFGHDERQLTVPLGVPAVLDADAGTLTLDAPALA from the coding sequence ATGGGTGACGCCACGTCCATCCCCGCCCTGCTGCGGCCGCCTCGGCTGCGCCCCGGTGACCGGGTCGCCGTCGTGGCCCCCAGCGGTCCGGTGCCCGCGGACCGCCTGGAGGCCGGGGTGGCGCTGCTGCGCGGCTGGGGGCTGGACGTGGTGGTGGCGCCGCACGTGTCCGACACCCACCCGGATCTGCGCTACCTGGCCGGCGAGGACGCCGACCGGGCGGAGGACCTGCGGGCCGCCTGGTGCGACCCGTCGGTGGACGCGGTGTTCTGCGCCCGGGGCGGCTACGGCGCCCAGCGCGTCGTGGACCTGATCGACTGGGAGGCGATGCGGGCGGCGCGTCCCAAGCCGTTCGTCGGCTTCAGCGACATCACCGCGCTGCACGAGGCGTTCGCCACCGAACTGGGCCTGGCCACGCTGTACGGGCCGGGGGCCGCCACCCCGGCGCTGCTGCGCGACCGGACGACCCGGGAGTGCCTGCGCCGCACCCTGTTCGAGCCGGAGAGCACCCGGGTGCTGACCTCGGGCACCGCGAAGCCGCTGGTGCCGGGCAGGGCGCACGGCGTCACCGCGGGCGGCTGCCTGACCATCCTGGCCTCCGGCCTCGGCACCCCGCACACCCGGCGCCGGCTTCCCGGGGCGATCTGGGTGATCGAGGACGTCGGCGAGCCGCTGTACCGGCTGGACCGGGCGCTCACCCAGTTGCTGCGCTCCGGCGCCGTGGACGGCGTGGCGGGCGTCGCCCTGGGTTCCTGGAGCGGGTGCGGCCCCGAGGACGGGCTGCGCGAGCTGATGCTCGACCGCCTGGGCGGGCTGGGCGTTCCGGTGGTCTGGGAACTGGGGTTCGGCCACGACGAGCGCCAGCTCACCGTCCCGCTGGGCGTCCCGGCCGTGTTGGACGCCGACGCCGGCACGCTCACGCTGGACGCTCCGGCGCTGGCCTGA